The Paraburkholderia sp. SOS3 genome includes a region encoding these proteins:
- a CDS encoding alpha/beta fold hydrolase, with translation MTGGVCALTIALAPAVQAAEGTGTAPVAVSAAGAASGVSRSGGSGGSAAGDAGPAYGPELEGFDYPYPVRQFTFMSQGEPLHMAYMDVAPADPAHANGRTAVLLHGKNFCGATWVETIRRLTDAGYRVIAPDQIGFCKSSKPERYQFTFQQLARNTHDLLESIGVTRATMIGHSTGGMLAIRYALMYPDATQQLVLVDPIGLEDWKAKGVPSLSVDQWYARELKTSADKIRRYEQATYYAGQWSDAYEPWVQMLAGMYRGPGKQLVAWNSALLYDMIYTQPVYYEFGLIKVPTLLMIGDKDNTAIGKDAAPPDVRAKLGHYPELGKAAARAIPHATLVEFPTLGHAPQLQDPQAFHKALLDGMAAVQGAK, from the coding sequence TTGACGGGTGGCGTCTGTGCGCTGACGATCGCGCTGGCGCCGGCCGTTCAGGCGGCCGAGGGCACCGGTACGGCGCCGGTGGCCGTGTCCGCCGCCGGCGCGGCTTCCGGCGTTTCCAGGAGCGGCGGGAGCGGCGGGAGCGCGGCCGGCGACGCCGGGCCGGCCTACGGCCCCGAACTCGAAGGCTTCGACTACCCGTATCCGGTGCGCCAGTTCACCTTCATGTCGCAAGGCGAACCGCTGCATATGGCATATATGGATGTCGCGCCCGCCGACCCGGCCCATGCGAACGGCCGCACCGCGGTGCTGCTGCACGGCAAGAATTTTTGCGGTGCGACATGGGTCGAGACGATCCGCCGGTTGACCGATGCCGGCTACCGCGTCATCGCCCCGGATCAGATCGGCTTTTGCAAGTCGAGCAAGCCCGAGCGTTACCAGTTCACGTTCCAGCAGCTCGCGCGCAATACGCACGATCTGCTCGAATCGATCGGCGTGACGCGCGCGACGATGATCGGCCATTCGACCGGCGGCATGCTCGCGATCCGCTATGCACTGATGTACCCGGACGCGACGCAGCAACTCGTGCTGGTCGACCCGATCGGCCTCGAAGACTGGAAGGCGAAGGGCGTGCCTTCGCTATCGGTCGACCAGTGGTACGCGCGCGAGCTCAAGACCAGCGCGGACAAGATCCGCCGCTACGAACAGGCCACGTACTACGCGGGCCAATGGAGCGATGCCTACGAACCGTGGGTGCAGATGCTCGCGGGCATGTATCGCGGACCGGGCAAGCAACTCGTTGCCTGGAATTCCGCGCTGCTCTACGACATGATCTATACGCAGCCCGTCTATTACGAATTCGGGCTGATCAAGGTGCCGACGCTGCTGATGATCGGCGACAAGGACAACACCGCGATCGGCAAGGACGCCGCACCGCCCGACGTGCGCGCGAAGCTTGGCCATTATCCGGAGCTCGGCAAGGCTGCGGCCCGCGCGATTCCCCATGCGACGCTTGTCGAATTCCCGACGCTCGGTCATGCACCGCAGCTGCAGGATCCTCAGGCGTTTCACAAGGCGCTGCTCGACGGCATGGCCGCGGTGCAGGGCGCGAAGTAA
- the pdxY gene encoding pyridoxal kinase PdxY, which yields MKSVLSIQSHVVFGHAGNSAAEFPMRRLGVNVWPLNTVQFSNHTQYGHWAGSAIDAKQMQELVEGIGAIGMLPRCDAVLSGYLGTPEQAQAVIEIVRAVKAANPHARYFCDPVMGTATGCRVEPGIQEFLVNSMPEVSDAIMPNHSELQRLVGRMIETTEEAVVACRELMQRGPKLVLVKHLLDRNSPADRFNMLVVTERENWVGQRPLYPFARQPVGVGDLTSAVFVARTLLGDPLRVAFEHTLAAVNGVMRATWDAGRYELELVAAQNDIAHPREWFDAWVVESA from the coding sequence ATGAAAAGCGTTCTGAGCATCCAGTCGCACGTCGTCTTCGGGCACGCGGGCAACAGCGCCGCGGAATTCCCGATGCGGCGTCTGGGCGTCAACGTGTGGCCGCTCAATACCGTCCAGTTTTCGAATCACACGCAATACGGCCATTGGGCCGGCAGCGCAATCGACGCGAAGCAGATGCAGGAGCTCGTCGAAGGGATCGGCGCAATCGGCATGCTGCCGCGCTGCGACGCCGTGCTGTCCGGCTATCTCGGCACACCCGAGCAGGCGCAGGCGGTGATCGAGATCGTCCGCGCCGTGAAGGCGGCGAACCCGCACGCGCGCTACTTCTGCGACCCGGTGATGGGCACCGCCACGGGTTGCCGCGTCGAACCGGGCATTCAGGAGTTTCTCGTCAACTCGATGCCGGAGGTGTCGGACGCGATCATGCCGAACCACAGCGAGCTGCAACGGCTCGTCGGCCGCATGATCGAGACGACCGAGGAAGCGGTCGTCGCGTGCCGCGAACTGATGCAGCGCGGGCCGAAGCTCGTGCTCGTCAAACATCTGCTCGATCGCAATAGCCCGGCCGACCGTTTCAATATGCTCGTCGTGACCGAGCGCGAGAACTGGGTCGGGCAGCGCCCGCTCTATCCGTTTGCGCGCCAGCCGGTCGGCGTCGGCGATCTCACGAGTGCGGTGTTCGTCGCGCGCACGCTGCTGGGCGACCCGCTGCGCGTCGCGTTCGAGCATACGCTCGCGGCCGTCAACGGCGTGATGCGCGCGACGTGGGACGCCGGCCGCTACGAACTCGAGCTCGTCGCGGCGCAGAACGACATCGCGCATCCGCGCGAGTGGTTCGATGCGTGGGTCGTCGAATCGGCGTGA
- a CDS encoding phosphodiester glycosidase family protein: MARAHPLASLRPKNALKSALKPLAAATLFGLASLGAQAQTAASASQIPDPSTEITQSGYSPTYLGVDAETATVPSNPATAGGPPTISRAYITRVDLFAPGITLETTQHSGSLNTTAETISQFAARTRTRIAINGNFFAPCCNAAPEPKTVIGLLVSNGNVVSPLTTDPTQSEAVLAVTRQNRAFIAEAPQISPAELKLIQYAVAGSAILVKNGQDVSAQSPNEGDPLNPNPRTLVGLSHSGRYLYFAVIDGRLPGYSTGTTNEQSAQLMLAAGATDAINLDGGGSTEMVRADVLGEPFIVNTPSGGAERFDAVGFGVHALALPQLPF; the protein is encoded by the coding sequence ATGGCACGTGCCCACCCCCTTGCATCGTTGCGTCCGAAGAACGCTTTGAAGTCCGCTTTGAAGCCCCTTGCGGCTGCAACACTGTTTGGCCTCGCCTCGCTCGGCGCGCAAGCGCAGACCGCGGCGAGCGCATCGCAGATCCCCGACCCGAGCACCGAAATCACGCAGAGCGGCTACTCGCCGACCTACCTCGGCGTCGATGCCGAAACCGCGACCGTGCCGTCGAATCCCGCGACGGCCGGCGGCCCGCCGACGATCAGCCGTGCCTATATCACGCGCGTCGACCTGTTCGCGCCGGGCATCACGCTCGAGACGACGCAGCACAGCGGCTCGCTCAATACGACGGCCGAGACGATTTCGCAGTTCGCCGCACGTACGCGTACGCGCATCGCGATCAATGGCAACTTCTTCGCGCCGTGCTGCAACGCGGCTCCCGAACCGAAAACCGTGATCGGCCTGCTCGTCTCGAACGGCAACGTGGTGAGTCCGCTCACAACCGATCCGACGCAAAGCGAAGCGGTGCTCGCGGTGACGCGGCAGAACCGCGCATTTATCGCTGAAGCGCCGCAGATCTCGCCGGCCGAACTGAAGCTGATCCAGTACGCGGTGGCCGGTTCGGCGATCCTCGTGAAGAACGGCCAGGACGTCAGCGCGCAAAGCCCGAACGAGGGCGATCCGTTGAATCCGAATCCGCGCACGCTAGTCGGACTGTCGCATAGCGGCCGCTACCTGTACTTCGCGGTGATCGACGGCCGGCTGCCCGGCTACTCGACCGGCACGACGAACGAACAATCGGCGCAGCTGATGCTGGCGGCCGGCGCGACCGACGCGATCAATCTCGACGGCGGCGGTTCGACCGAAATGGTCCGCGCCGACGTGCTCGGGGAGCCGTTTATCGTGAATACGCCGAGCGGCGGCGCCGAACGCTTCGATGCGGTCGGCTTCGGGGTGCACGCGTTAGCGTTGCCGCAACTGCCGTTCTAA
- a CDS encoding alpha/beta fold hydrolase, whose translation MSAKPQSRLLRCFLFACAALALHHAEAQVQSPPRWQTLPPTPAPVAGELTGRADVNGIHLYYATIGRGSPVILLHGGLANSDYLGNQIRALMQRHKVVVVDSRGHGRSSRDTRAFGYDLMADDVVALMDKLHLQKADVVGWSDGAIIGLDLAIRHPDRVGKVVAFAANTKTDGVIEGVEKNPTFAAFIKRAGDEYGRLSPTPKEYDAFVEQISHMWASQPNWTDDQLKSIRSPVLVLDGDHDEAIKRAHTEYMAATIPGAGLAILPDTSHFAFLQDPAAFNFAVLHFLGDE comes from the coding sequence ATGTCCGCAAAACCCCAATCACGTCTGTTGCGCTGCTTTCTGTTCGCGTGCGCGGCATTAGCACTACATCACGCCGAGGCGCAGGTCCAGTCGCCACCGCGCTGGCAGACCTTGCCGCCGACGCCCGCGCCGGTCGCGGGCGAGCTAACGGGCAGGGCGGATGTCAACGGCATCCATCTCTACTACGCGACGATCGGGCGCGGCTCACCGGTCATTCTGCTGCACGGCGGGCTGGCGAATTCGGACTACCTCGGCAACCAGATTCGGGCGCTGATGCAGCGCCACAAGGTGGTGGTCGTCGATAGCCGCGGTCATGGACGCAGCTCGCGCGATACGCGTGCGTTCGGCTACGACCTGATGGCCGACGACGTCGTGGCGCTGATGGACAAGCTGCATCTGCAAAAGGCCGATGTGGTCGGCTGGAGCGACGGCGCGATCATCGGGCTCGACCTGGCGATCCGGCATCCGGATCGCGTCGGCAAGGTGGTCGCGTTCGCCGCGAACACGAAAACCGACGGCGTGATCGAAGGCGTCGAAAAGAATCCGACCTTTGCCGCCTTTATCAAACGCGCCGGCGACGAATACGGGCGGCTGTCGCCCACACCGAAGGAGTACGACGCGTTCGTCGAACAGATCAGCCATATGTGGGCATCGCAGCCGAACTGGACCGACGATCAGCTGAAGTCGATCAGATCGCCGGTGCTCGTGCTCGATGGCGATCACGACGAAGCAATCAAGCGCGCGCACACCGAATATATGGCCGCGACGATACCGGGCGCAGGTCTCGCGATCTTGCCCGATACGAGCCACTTCGCGTTCCTGCAGGACCCCGCGGCGTTCAACTTCGCGGTTCTGCATTTCCTCGGCGACGAGTAG
- a CDS encoding LLM class flavin-dependent oxidoreductase, with protein MIPFSVLDLSPITAGSTAGDALRNTLDLAQHAERWGYKRFWLAEHHNMTGIASAATSVVIGHVAGGTQTIRVGSGGVMLPNHAPLVIAEQFGTLASLYPGRIDLGLGRAPGTDQTTARALRRDLQGSADSFPDDVVELQRYFAEPVAGQRVRAVPGAGLNVPLWLLGSSLFSAQLAAALGLPFAFASHFAPDHMMTALQLYRAQFRPSAALERPYAMVGVNLFAADTNDEARRLFTSLQQQFVNLRRGTPGPLQPPVERLEASEFELASVAHSLAYSVIGDRDTVREQLASIVEQTAADELMLTAQIYDHAARLHSFELAAQIRDELDAAAR; from the coding sequence ATGATTCCCTTTTCCGTACTCGATCTGTCTCCGATCACCGCCGGCTCGACCGCCGGCGACGCCTTGCGCAACACGCTCGACCTCGCGCAACATGCGGAACGCTGGGGCTACAAGCGCTTCTGGCTGGCTGAGCATCACAACATGACGGGCATCGCGAGCGCCGCGACGTCGGTCGTGATCGGCCATGTCGCCGGCGGCACGCAAACCATCCGCGTGGGCTCGGGCGGCGTCATGCTGCCCAATCACGCGCCGCTCGTCATCGCGGAGCAGTTCGGCACGCTCGCGTCGCTGTATCCGGGCCGCATCGATCTCGGTCTTGGCCGCGCGCCCGGCACGGACCAGACCACCGCGCGCGCATTGCGCCGCGATCTGCAGGGCAGCGCGGACTCGTTTCCCGACGACGTCGTCGAACTGCAGCGCTATTTCGCCGAACCCGTCGCGGGCCAGCGCGTGCGCGCGGTGCCGGGCGCGGGACTGAACGTGCCGCTGTGGCTGCTCGGCTCGAGCCTTTTCAGCGCGCAACTGGCCGCGGCGCTCGGCCTGCCGTTCGCGTTCGCGTCGCACTTCGCGCCCGATCACATGATGACCGCGCTGCAGCTGTATCGCGCGCAGTTCCGCCCATCGGCTGCGCTCGAGCGGCCGTATGCGATGGTCGGCGTCAATCTGTTCGCCGCCGATACGAACGACGAGGCGCGGCGGCTCTTCACATCGCTGCAGCAGCAGTTCGTCAATTTGCGGCGCGGCACGCCGGGGCCGTTGCAGCCGCCCGTCGAGCGCCTCGAAGCGTCGGAGTTCGAACTGGCGAGCGTCGCGCATTCCCTCGCCTATTCGGTGATCGGCGACCGCGACACGGTGCGCGAGCAGCTCGCGTCGATCGTCGAGCAGACCGCCGCCGACGAATTGATGCTGACCGCGCAGATCTACGATCACGCCGCGCGGCTGCACTCGTTCGAACTGGCCGCGCAGATTCGCGACGAACTCGACGCGGCGGCGCGATAA
- the glgC gene encoding glucose-1-phosphate adenylyltransferase yields the protein MDTPASLNDLQHTTLAIVLAGGRGTRLGPLTNKRVKPAVHFGGKYRIIDFALSNCLNSGIRRIAVVTQYKAHSLLRHVQRGWGFLRGEFNEFIDLWPAQQRVEGAHWYRGTADAVFQNLDIIRSIGPKYIIVLAGDHIYKMDYTRMVMDHVESGADCTVGCIEVPRMEAVAFGVMAVDEQRRVTGFVEKPADPPAMPGRPDIALASMGIYVFNAQYLYEQLEDNITSGATDHDFGKDIIPRVVTSGKAIAHPFSMSCVSSDPTVESYWRDVGTIDAYWAANLDLASTIPTLDLYDRNWPIWTHLEQLPPAKFVRDLNGLQGSATNLVVCAGCVISGSQISRSVLSTNVVVNSFCNINEAVLLPQVTIGASCRLRKVVIDRGCQIPDGTVIGEDPARDAERFYRTESGVVLVTPEALRRDAAR from the coding sequence ATGGATACTCCGGCAAGCCTGAACGATCTGCAACACACCACGCTCGCCATCGTGCTTGCGGGCGGCCGCGGCACCCGGCTCGGGCCGCTCACCAACAAGCGCGTCAAACCGGCCGTTCACTTCGGCGGCAAATACCGCATCATCGATTTCGCGTTGTCGAACTGCCTGAACTCGGGCATCCGCCGCATCGCCGTGGTCACGCAATACAAGGCGCACTCGCTGCTGCGGCACGTGCAGCGCGGCTGGGGTTTCCTGCGCGGCGAGTTCAACGAGTTCATCGATCTGTGGCCCGCGCAGCAGCGCGTCGAAGGCGCGCACTGGTATCGCGGCACGGCCGACGCGGTGTTCCAGAATCTCGACATCATCCGCTCGATCGGGCCAAAGTACATCATCGTGCTGGCGGGCGACCACATCTACAAGATGGACTACACGCGCATGGTGATGGACCATGTGGAAAGCGGCGCGGACTGCACGGTCGGCTGCATCGAGGTGCCGCGCATGGAAGCGGTCGCCTTCGGCGTGATGGCCGTCGACGAGCAGCGCCGCGTGACGGGCTTCGTCGAAAAGCCGGCCGATCCGCCCGCGATGCCGGGGCGCCCCGATATCGCGCTGGCCAGCATGGGCATCTATGTGTTCAACGCGCAGTATCTGTACGAACAGCTCGAGGACAACATCACGAGCGGCGCGACGGACCACGACTTCGGCAAGGACATCATTCCGCGCGTCGTGACCTCGGGCAAGGCGATCGCGCATCCGTTCAGCATGTCGTGCGTCTCGTCGGACCCGACCGTGGAGTCGTACTGGCGCGACGTCGGTACGATCGACGCATACTGGGCCGCGAATCTCGACCTCGCGTCGACGATTCCGACGCTCGACCTGTACGACCGCAACTGGCCGATCTGGACGCATCTCGAGCAGTTGCCGCCCGCCAAATTCGTGCGCGACCTGAATGGCTTGCAGGGCTCGGCGACGAACCTCGTTGTCTGCGCGGGCTGCGTGATCTCGGGCTCGCAGATTTCCCGCTCGGTGCTGTCGACCAACGTCGTCGTGAACTCATTCTGTAACATCAATGAGGCAGTCTTGCTGCCGCAGGTCACGATCGGCGCGAGCTGCCGGCTGCGCAAGGTCGTGATCGACCGCGGCTGCCAGATTCCGGACGGCACGGTGATCGGCGAAGACCCGGCGCGCGATGCCGAACGGTTCTATCGCACCGAAAGCGGCGTCGTGCTCGTGACGCCGGAAGCGTTGCGACGGGACGCGGCGCGCTGA
- a CDS encoding helix-turn-helix domain-containing protein, which yields MTDDPNSKDNWRHDSAMKLHLDCKYESGGSAGSSLDAWSLGRLDMLDGRFMHMSLAPLADRDDSWLYLKLVTNGAMHIEQGRQARRIGPGEIVLVESSQAYRQSFGEQTDMIALRFPSHALKERGLRHALRGLITPDMSAADTRAIGELVMSIAAQRGETSAAFRYRQGDQLLELIDLLIEDPAALTRARSSDATLFRARRFIAQNLRNPELTVPLIAAAVYVSEAHLSRLFRAEGQSVMRYVWQSRLALAADMLRRGRRGERGGCSDGGRVQIGDIAYRCGFSTPAHFSRAFRERYGISPREALAANGCEAAIWFGAARTHAA from the coding sequence GTGACCGACGATCCCAATAGCAAGGACAACTGGCGCCACGACAGCGCAATGAAGCTGCATCTCGACTGCAAGTACGAGTCGGGCGGATCGGCCGGCTCGAGCCTCGACGCATGGAGCCTCGGCCGGCTCGACATGCTGGACGGGCGTTTCATGCATATGTCGCTGGCGCCGCTGGCCGACCGCGACGACTCATGGCTGTATCTGAAGCTCGTCACGAACGGCGCGATGCATATCGAACAGGGCCGGCAGGCGCGGCGCATCGGGCCGGGCGAGATCGTGCTCGTCGAGTCTTCGCAGGCGTACCGGCAATCTTTCGGTGAGCAGACCGATATGATCGCGCTGCGCTTCCCGTCGCACGCGCTGAAAGAGCGCGGGCTGCGGCACGCGCTGCGCGGACTGATCACGCCCGACATGTCGGCTGCCGATACGCGCGCGATCGGCGAACTCGTGATGTCGATCGCCGCGCAGCGCGGCGAGACGAGCGCGGCGTTTCGCTATCGCCAGGGCGATCAGCTACTCGAACTGATCGATCTGCTGATCGAGGACCCTGCCGCGCTGACGCGAGCGCGCAGCAGCGATGCGACGTTATTCCGCGCGCGGCGTTTCATCGCGCAGAATCTGCGCAATCCGGAGCTGACGGTGCCGCTGATCGCAGCGGCGGTCTATGTATCGGAGGCGCACCTGAGCCGGCTGTTTCGCGCAGAGGGCCAGTCGGTCATGCGCTATGTGTGGCAGAGCCGGCTCGCGCTGGCGGCGGACATGTTGAGGCGCGGCAGGCGCGGTGAGCGAGGCGGGTGCAGCGATGGGGGCCGCGTGCAGATTGGCGATATCGCGTATCGCTGCGGGTTTTCGACGCCCGCGCACTTTAGCCGCGCGTTCAGGGAACGCTATGGCATATCGCCGCGCGAGGCGCTTGCGGCGAATGGGTGCGAAGCCGCGATCTGGTTCGGCGCGGCCCGCACCCATGCCGCTTAG
- a CDS encoding aminotransferase class III-fold pyridoxal phosphate-dependent enzyme, protein MQAFQTHFWNWESHPAADQAVRPLRIVRGDGCYLYDDLGNELVDGSSGLWNVAVGHNRREVKQAITKQLDELEYSTLFGGAISHPRAEELAKRLVDMLEPEQMRRVFFSQGGSDAVETALKLARQYWKIEKQPERSKFIALRMAYHGTHFGSAAVNGFTVFRRNYEPTLPGVFHVEPPWLYRNPFTEDPDELGKLCAALLEREIVFQGPDTVAAFIAEPIQGAGGVIVPPANYWPLVREVCDRHGVLLIADEVVTGFGRTGALFGSRMWGVKPDIMCFAKSLSSGYAPLGATVVNERVARAFHANSDFTGAIMHGYTNSGHPVACAAALATLDIVERDGLTANAATQGDYLLGALRPFVDRFDTVGDVRGKGLLVALDLVADKSTREPLDLMGGYPNRVCDIARAHGALVRPMGTMIVAAPPLVADQKPLDVIVAALAAGLEQAKR, encoded by the coding sequence ATGCAAGCTTTTCAAACCCATTTCTGGAACTGGGAATCCCATCCGGCCGCCGACCAGGCCGTCCGTCCGCTACGCATCGTACGCGGCGACGGCTGCTATCTGTACGACGATCTGGGAAACGAACTGGTCGACGGTTCATCCGGCCTCTGGAATGTCGCGGTGGGACACAATCGCCGCGAAGTCAAGCAAGCAATTACGAAGCAGCTCGACGAGCTCGAGTACTCGACGCTGTTCGGCGGTGCGATCTCGCATCCGCGCGCCGAGGAACTCGCGAAGCGCCTCGTCGACATGCTCGAGCCGGAACAGATGCGCCGCGTGTTCTTCAGCCAGGGCGGCTCGGACGCGGTCGAAACCGCGCTGAAGCTCGCTCGCCAGTACTGGAAGATCGAAAAGCAGCCCGAGCGCAGCAAGTTCATCGCGCTGCGCATGGCCTATCACGGGACGCATTTCGGCTCGGCCGCCGTCAACGGCTTCACCGTATTCCGGCGCAATTACGAACCGACGCTACCCGGCGTGTTCCACGTCGAGCCGCCGTGGCTGTATCGCAATCCGTTCACTGAGGATCCCGATGAACTCGGCAAGCTCTGCGCCGCGCTGCTCGAACGCGAGATCGTGTTCCAGGGACCGGACACGGTCGCCGCGTTCATCGCCGAACCGATTCAGGGCGCGGGCGGCGTGATCGTGCCGCCCGCGAACTATTGGCCGCTCGTGCGCGAAGTGTGCGACCGTCACGGCGTGCTGCTGATCGCCGATGAAGTGGTGACCGGCTTCGGACGTACCGGTGCGTTATTCGGCAGCCGCATGTGGGGCGTGAAGCCCGACATCATGTGTTTCGCGAAGAGCCTGTCGTCGGGCTATGCGCCGCTCGGCGCGACCGTCGTCAACGAACGCGTCGCACGCGCGTTCCACGCCAACAGCGATTTCACCGGCGCGATCATGCACGGCTACACGAACTCCGGCCATCCCGTTGCATGCGCGGCCGCGCTCGCCACGCTCGATATCGTCGAGCGCGACGGGCTCACGGCCAATGCCGCGACACAAGGCGACTACCTGCTCGGCGCGCTGCGCCCGTTTGTCGACCGTTTCGACACGGTCGGCGACGTGCGCGGCAAAGGCCTGCTCGTCGCGCTCGATCTCGTGGCGGACAAGTCGACGCGTGAGCCGCTCGATCTGATGGGCGGCTACCCCAACCGCGTGTGCGATATCGCGCGCGCGCATGGCGCACTCGTGCGACCGATGGGAACGATGATCGTTGCCGCGCCACCGCTCGTCGCCGATCAAAAGCCTCTCGACGTGATCGTTGCGGCGCTTGCAGCCGGACTCGAACAGGCAAAGCGTTAA
- the glgA gene encoding glycogen synthase GlgA, with the protein MTIRALHVASELYPLLKTGGLADVTGALPPALIELGADVRVLLPGFPSVLAGLADLKPVARLERTFGAPEATLEQGTLAANGVIVYVLRADAFYERPGNPYLDAQHVPYGDNAQRFALLGWCAAQLAQHLDPAWAPQIVHAHDWHAGLAPAYLRAAERERGRPLAKSVFTVHNLAYQGVFPAQQFGMLGLPSDFFGIDGIEFYGQMSFLKAGLYFSDRLTTVSPTYAREIQTLAQGGGLHGLLRQRMHDLSGILNGVDYTVWRPSTDTLLPARYTDTRLAGKRACKTSLQARFGLPQKSDVLLFGVVSRLTEQKGLDLLLAALPEIIRRGGQLVVFGTGDPALETGLQRVAQTHPESVAVELGFDETLAHAIIAGSDVVAVPSRFEPCGLTQLYALAYGTLPLVHRVGGLADTVVDASLENLADEAATGFVFDRFEPEALAAAIRRAFALYARRSEWKATQQRAMREDFGWSTSAGRYLALYRELV; encoded by the coding sequence ATGACGATTCGTGCGCTGCACGTGGCAAGCGAGCTGTATCCCCTTCTGAAGACAGGCGGCCTCGCCGACGTGACCGGCGCGCTGCCGCCCGCGTTGATCGAGCTCGGCGCCGACGTGCGCGTGCTGCTGCCGGGCTTCCCGTCCGTGCTCGCGGGACTGGCGGACCTGAAGCCCGTCGCGCGCCTCGAACGCACTTTCGGCGCGCCCGAGGCGACGCTCGAACAGGGCACGCTCGCGGCGAACGGCGTGATCGTCTATGTGCTGCGCGCCGACGCGTTCTACGAGCGGCCCGGCAATCCGTATCTCGATGCGCAGCATGTGCCGTATGGCGATAACGCGCAGCGTTTCGCGCTGCTCGGCTGGTGCGCGGCACAATTGGCCCAGCATCTCGATCCGGCCTGGGCGCCGCAGATCGTGCACGCGCACGACTGGCACGCGGGCCTCGCGCCCGCCTATCTGAGGGCCGCCGAGCGCGAGCGCGGCCGGCCGCTCGCGAAAAGCGTGTTCACGGTGCACAACCTCGCTTACCAGGGCGTCTTTCCGGCGCAGCAGTTCGGCATGCTCGGACTGCCGTCCGACTTCTTCGGCATCGACGGCATCGAGTTCTACGGCCAGATGTCGTTCCTGAAAGCGGGCCTCTACTTTTCGGACCGCCTGACTACGGTCAGCCCAACCTATGCGCGCGAAATCCAGACCCTCGCCCAGGGCGGCGGTCTGCACGGCCTGCTGCGCCAACGCATGCACGACCTGTCGGGCATTCTGAACGGCGTCGACTACACGGTCTGGAGACCGTCGACCGACACGCTGCTGCCCGCGCGCTATACCGATACGCGTCTTGCCGGCAAGCGCGCCTGCAAGACGTCGCTGCAGGCCCGCTTCGGGCTGCCGCAGAAAAGCGACGTGCTGCTGTTCGGCGTGGTAAGCCGGCTCACCGAGCAGAAAGGCCTCGACCTGCTGCTCGCCGCGCTGCCCGAAATCATCCGCCGCGGCGGTCAACTGGTCGTGTTCGGCACCGGCGACCCTGCGCTCGAAACGGGCCTGCAGCGCGTCGCGCAGACGCATCCGGAATCGGTCGCGGTCGAACTGGGCTTCGACGAAACGCTCGCGCACGCGATCATCGCCGGCAGCGACGTCGTCGCGGTGCCGTCGCGTTTCGAGCCGTGCGGGCTCACGCAACTCTACGCGCTGGCTTACGGCACGCTGCCGCTCGTGCATCGGGTGGGGGGCCTCGCCGACACGGTCGTCGACGCATCGCTCGAAAATCTCGCCGACGAAGCCGCGACCGGCTTCGTGTTCGACCGCTTCGAGCCCGAGGCGCTCGCTGCCGCGATCCGCCGGGCCTTTGCGCTGTACGCGCGGCGCAGCGAATGGAAGGCCACGCAGCAGCGTGCGATGCGCGAGGATTTCGGCTGGAGCACGTCGGCCGGACGGTACCTGGCGTTGTATCGCGAGCTCGTCTGA